A single window of Nocardioides kongjuensis DNA harbors:
- a CDS encoding L,D-transpeptidase, which yields MPSPLTRSRSRALRAAALLAAVALVATACDGSGFVPGADGPDSDETTAAAASEAIVTTNVKDDASGVPVDKVIRVKAEKGTLTSVVLKSKGGRVEGELRADGTRWVASGGLEPATSYRVRATARNGDGKEVRSVSTFTTQSLSLDQQTYASIAPLQGETVGVGMPVIVTFDLPVTDQASFEKHMTVTSTPAQPGSWYWVSSKEAHWRPESYWQAGTKVSVDVGVNGVSAGGGIYGQEDRRVDFEIGAAHVYKVNARTHQMKVLENGKLLRTLPITTGKAGFTTRSGVKVIMEKYAQKRMNSETVGIARGSAEAYDIDDVKWAMRLTSSGEFIHAAPWSVGSQGHANVSHGCTGMSTDNAAWLYSMTRRGDVVEYVGTDRPMEPGNGWGDWNVSWNDYVAGSALS from the coding sequence GTGCCTTCCCCGCTGACACGCTCCCGCTCGCGCGCCCTGCGCGCCGCCGCCCTGCTGGCCGCCGTCGCCCTCGTCGCGACCGCCTGCGACGGCTCGGGATTCGTCCCCGGTGCCGACGGCCCGGACAGCGACGAGACCACGGCCGCGGCCGCCTCCGAGGCGATCGTGACGACCAACGTGAAGGACGACGCCTCCGGCGTGCCCGTCGACAAGGTGATCAGGGTCAAGGCCGAGAAGGGCACGCTGACCTCGGTGGTCCTCAAGTCGAAGGGCGGCCGGGTCGAGGGCGAGCTGCGCGCCGACGGCACCCGCTGGGTGGCCTCGGGCGGCCTCGAGCCCGCCACCAGCTACCGGGTGCGCGCCACGGCGCGCAACGGTGACGGCAAGGAGGTCCGGAGCGTCTCGACGTTCACGACCCAGTCGCTGAGCCTCGACCAGCAGACCTATGCCTCGATCGCGCCCCTTCAGGGCGAGACGGTCGGCGTCGGCATGCCCGTCATCGTCACCTTCGACCTCCCGGTCACCGACCAGGCGAGCTTCGAGAAGCACATGACGGTCACCTCCACGCCCGCACAGCCGGGCTCCTGGTACTGGGTCAGCAGCAAGGAGGCGCACTGGCGCCCCGAGTCCTACTGGCAGGCCGGGACCAAGGTCAGCGTCGACGTCGGCGTCAACGGCGTGAGCGCGGGCGGCGGCATCTACGGTCAGGAGGACCGCAGGGTCGACTTCGAGATCGGGGCCGCCCACGTCTACAAGGTCAACGCGCGCACCCACCAGATGAAGGTCCTCGAGAACGGCAAGCTGCTGCGCACCTTGCCGATCACGACCGGCAAGGCCGGCTTCACCACCCGCTCCGGCGTCAAGGTCATCATGGAGAAGTACGCCCAGAAGCGGATGAACTCCGAGACCGTCGGCATCGCCCGCGGTTCCGCGGAGGCCTACGACATCGACGACGTGAAGTGGGCCATGCGGCTGACCAGCTCCGGCGAGTTCATCCACGCTGCTCCCTGGTCGGTCGGCTCCCAGGGCCACGCCAACGTCTCCCACGGCTGCACCGGCATGAGCACCGACAACGCGGCCTGGCTCTACTCCATGACCCGTCGCGGCGACGTCGTCGAGTACGTCGGCACCGATCGCCCGATGGAGCCCGGCAACGGCTGGGGCGACTGGAACGTCTCCTGGAACGACTACGTCGCCGGATCCGCCCTGAGCTGA
- a CDS encoding cytochrome c oxidase subunit 4: MKVEAWIFGVTTVFLVLVSPAYWFITDGSDHGADWTGTSALVMTTLLCAMVTLYLGFHANRMDARPEDLKDGEIADGAGELGFFPPYSWWPLWCAATLGVMVFSIAVLAWWLFIIGIVLGAIAVSGWIFEYYRGVYAH; this comes from the coding sequence ATGAAGGTCGAAGCATGGATCTTCGGCGTGACCACGGTCTTCCTGGTCCTGGTCAGCCCTGCCTACTGGTTCATCACCGACGGCAGTGACCACGGTGCCGACTGGACCGGCACCTCCGCGCTGGTCATGACCACGCTGCTGTGCGCCATGGTCACCCTCTACCTCGGGTTCCACGCCAACCGCATGGACGCCCGTCCGGAGGACCTCAAGGACGGCGAGATCGCCGACGGCGCCGGCGAGCTGGGCTTCTTCCCGCCCTACTCCTGGTGGCCGCTGTGGTGCGCCGCGACGCTCGGCGTGATGGTGTTCTCGATCGCCGTGCTCGCCTGGTGGCTGTTCATCATCGGCATCGTGCTCGGCGCGATCGCGGTCAGCGGCTGGATCTTCGAGTACTACCGGGGCGTCTACGCCCACTGA
- a CDS encoding aminotransferase class V-fold PLP-dependent enzyme, with the protein MSSTSEVYLDSASSSPVHPAARDTLLAALDRGYGDPRRLHAAGRDARLLLDNARAVVAECLGARPDEVGFTASGTDAVHRGLLGLTAATGRGGIVHGAVEHSAVLHAAAWRPSPAHAAIPVDALGHVDVAAMAEAARRPGVGAVALQAANQEVGTLQPVDELDLPAGVPLLVDAAAAAGHVPLPRRWDALTASAHKWGGPAGVGVLVVRRGTRWTTPYPGDDGLDQLGGFPDVPAALAAAAALQAVLAEREEVAARQHALVDRIRAAAAALPDTEVVGDPVARLPHLVTFSCLYVGGDEIVSALARRGFAVASGSACTASTLEPSHVLAAMGALTHGNVRVSLGRETTAEQVEAFCAALADEVGRIRGEAGL; encoded by the coding sequence GTGAGCAGCACCTCCGAGGTCTACCTCGACTCGGCCTCGTCGTCCCCGGTCCACCCGGCGGCGCGGGACACCCTGCTGGCCGCCCTCGACCGCGGGTACGGCGACCCGCGTCGCCTGCACGCCGCCGGCCGCGACGCGCGGCTGCTGCTCGACAACGCCCGGGCCGTCGTGGCCGAGTGCCTCGGCGCCCGGCCGGACGAGGTCGGTTTCACCGCCTCGGGGACCGACGCCGTGCACCGGGGCCTGCTGGGCCTCACGGCCGCCACCGGGCGGGGCGGGATCGTGCACGGTGCGGTCGAGCACTCCGCCGTCCTCCACGCCGCCGCCTGGCGTCCCTCCCCCGCCCACGCCGCCATCCCGGTGGACGCGCTCGGCCACGTCGACGTCGCCGCGATGGCCGAGGCCGCGCGACGTCCCGGCGTGGGAGCCGTCGCGCTGCAGGCGGCCAACCAGGAGGTCGGGACGCTGCAGCCGGTCGACGAGCTCGACCTGCCGGCCGGCGTACCCCTGCTGGTGGACGCGGCGGCCGCTGCCGGGCACGTCCCGCTCCCCCGCCGCTGGGACGCGCTGACCGCATCCGCGCACAAGTGGGGCGGTCCGGCGGGGGTCGGCGTGCTGGTGGTGCGTCGTGGGACGCGGTGGACCACGCCGTACCCGGGCGACGACGGCCTGGACCAGCTGGGCGGTTTCCCGGACGTCCCGGCCGCGTTGGCCGCGGCTGCCGCACTGCAGGCGGTGCTGGCCGAGCGGGAGGAGGTCGCGGCGCGCCAGCACGCGCTCGTCGACCGCATCCGGGCGGCGGCCGCCGCCCTCCCCGACACCGAGGTCGTGGGCGACCCGGTGGCCCGGCTCCCCCACCTGGTGACGTTCTCGTGCCTCTACGTCGGCGGCGACGAGATCGTCTCGGCGCTCGCACGCCGGGGCTTCGCCGTCGCCAGCGGCTCCGCGTGCACCGCCTCGACCCTCGAGCCGAGCCACGTGCTGGCCGCGATGGGGGCGCTCACGCACGGCAACGTGCGGGTCTCCCTGGGCCGAGAGACCACTGCCGAACAGGTCGAGGCGTTCTGCGCCGCCCTCGCCGACGAGGTCGGCCGGATCCGCGGGGAGGCCGGGCTGTGA
- a CDS encoding glycosyltransferase family 4 protein, whose protein sequence is MTTESLRVAVELVYFTGRKGGTESYARELFPVLAEQPGVELVGIAGRELRGSRGRWFPGELVHLPVSGENRLQWAAAVALAVGPRARLLGADLLHCPANFGPAFRALPTVVTVHDLLPLKHPEWVPGGRSEGVRRLQLRTIAAADRLLADSAATASDITALTGRAPGDVDIAPLGAPAVRAAGPRTAARPFVLTGGNRMPHKNFPRLVEAWSLIPAAERPLLVVTGSHGADPLRVEVERLGLQRDVELRGWIDAAELAELYASASCYVFPTLFEGFGLPVLEAMASGCPVVGSDVAVLREVGGEAMARFDPWSAPAIAAAVRRVVADPGLRDRLRRAGLERAASMTWDRTARLTLGAYRRLAGH, encoded by the coding sequence ATGACGACGGAGTCGCTCCGCGTGGCGGTCGAGCTGGTCTACTTCACCGGTCGGAAGGGCGGCACCGAGAGCTACGCGCGTGAGCTGTTCCCCGTGCTCGCCGAGCAGCCGGGGGTGGAGCTGGTCGGGATCGCTGGACGCGAGCTCCGGGGGAGCCGTGGCCGGTGGTTCCCGGGCGAGCTGGTGCACCTTCCGGTCTCAGGGGAGAACCGCCTGCAATGGGCGGCTGCCGTCGCCCTCGCGGTCGGCCCACGCGCCCGTCTCCTGGGTGCCGACCTGCTGCACTGCCCGGCAAACTTCGGACCCGCCTTCCGTGCCCTGCCGACCGTGGTCACGGTTCACGACCTGCTGCCGCTCAAGCATCCGGAGTGGGTCCCCGGCGGTCGGTCCGAGGGGGTGCGGCGCCTGCAGCTGCGGACCATCGCGGCGGCCGACCGGCTGCTCGCGGACAGCGCCGCGACAGCGTCGGACATCACGGCCCTGACCGGTCGTGCGCCCGGCGACGTCGACATCGCACCCCTGGGTGCACCGGCAGTGCGGGCGGCAGGGCCCAGGACCGCCGCCCGGCCGTTCGTGCTGACCGGTGGGAACCGGATGCCCCACAAGAACTTCCCGCGCCTGGTCGAGGCGTGGTCCCTCATCCCCGCGGCCGAGCGGCCGCTCCTCGTCGTCACCGGAAGTCACGGAGCAGATCCGCTGCGCGTCGAGGTCGAACGGCTCGGGCTGCAGCGCGACGTGGAGCTCCGTGGCTGGATCGACGCCGCTGAGCTCGCCGAGCTCTACGCCTCGGCCAGCTGCTACGTCTTCCCGACGCTGTTCGAGGGCTTCGGCCTGCCGGTCCTGGAGGCCATGGCCTCCGGGTGCCCGGTGGTGGGCTCCGACGTCGCGGTGCTTCGGGAGGTGGGTGGCGAGGCGATGGCCCGGTTCGACCCGTGGTCGGCTCCGGCGATCGCCGCAGCGGTACGCCGAGTGGTGGCCGATCCGGGGCTCCGCGACAGGCTCCGGCGTGCCGGCCTGGAGCGTGCCGCGAGCATGACGTGGGACCGCACCGCGAGGCTCACGCTCGGCGCCTACCGCAGGCTGGCCGGCCACTAG
- the coxB gene encoding cytochrome c oxidase subunit II, with protein MGWWHPERTRGAQRRTRRATPLAGFVVLALALSGCSTDTQWERFGMPEITTTQGEHILHLWQGAWIAALVTGVITWALIIGVPIWFRRRSDDEVPVQTRYNLPIEIFYTIFPVIMVIAFFSQTVRVQNIALEHDPNPDVVVTVVGQKWQWTFNQPYEGRNVFVSGTGEDIPDLVIPVDKTIEFQLRSPDVIHNFGIPAFAMRMDVVPGNKNSYQVTPTEIGDYDGKCYELCGAYHSRMLFNVKVVSEADYEAYLAGLAKDPDHVSDEPVEGGKYAKQPINDDEGEHE; from the coding sequence GTGGGCTGGTGGCACCCCGAGCGCACGCGTGGCGCGCAGCGACGTACCCGTCGCGCGACCCCGCTCGCCGGATTCGTCGTACTCGCGCTCGCGCTGTCCGGCTGCTCGACCGATACCCAGTGGGAACGGTTCGGCATGCCGGAGATCACGACCACGCAGGGTGAGCACATCCTGCACCTGTGGCAGGGCGCATGGATCGCCGCGCTGGTGACCGGTGTCATCACGTGGGCGCTCATCATCGGCGTCCCGATCTGGTTCCGTCGTCGCAGCGACGACGAGGTCCCGGTGCAGACGCGCTACAACCTGCCGATCGAGATCTTCTACACGATCTTCCCGGTCATCATGGTCATCGCGTTCTTCTCGCAGACCGTGCGCGTGCAGAACATCGCGCTCGAGCACGACCCGAACCCGGACGTCGTCGTCACGGTCGTCGGCCAGAAGTGGCAGTGGACCTTCAACCAGCCGTACGAGGGCAGGAACGTGTTCGTCTCCGGCACCGGTGAGGACATCCCGGACCTCGTGATCCCGGTCGACAAGACCATCGAGTTCCAGCTCCGCAGCCCCGACGTGATCCACAACTTCGGCATCCCGGCCTTCGCGATGCGCATGGACGTCGTCCCCGGCAACAAGAACTCCTACCAGGTGACGCCGACCGAGATCGGCGACTACGACGGCAAGTGCTACGAGCTCTGCGGCGCCTACCACTCGCGGATGCTCTTCAACGTGAAGGTCGTCTCCGAGGCTGACTACGAGGCCTACCTGGCCGGGCTCGCCAAGGACCCCGACCACGTGTCGGACGAGCCCGTCGAAGGCGGCAAGTACGCCAAGCAGCCCATCAACGACGACGAGGGAGAGCACGAGTGA
- a CDS encoding glycosyltransferase — MRIAIAYDCLYPWTLGGGERQYRAFAEEFAAQGHSVSYLTRQQWDGPVPTVPGIEVVAVAGRARLHDRSGARRAGPALGFAARLCLHLVRHRRRYDAVVVSALPATNVPAARLALLGSPVVLVSDWLEVWTPERWRAYSGPVMGRVAWALQRLAARLSPSATCHSALSADRLSRSGLRSLPLRSPGLVFPEDHGAAAVVPPATPHVVYVGRHIQDKRVEALPAAIAAARAVLPDLTATIYGDGPTREHVRSEVERLGLRDVVDLPGFVDRSVLDAGLRTASVLVNPSEREGYGLVVVEAAAAGTPVVVVDGPDNASVELVVPGRNGAVARSTAADDLAEAILSVVDGGSALRSSARAWYDDHARAGSVAVTARGVLELIEARAAGR; from the coding sequence GTGAGGATCGCCATCGCCTACGACTGCCTCTACCCGTGGACCCTCGGGGGTGGTGAGCGGCAGTACAGAGCGTTCGCTGAGGAGTTCGCGGCGCAGGGACACTCGGTGAGCTACCTGACGCGGCAGCAGTGGGACGGCCCGGTGCCCACGGTCCCCGGCATCGAGGTCGTTGCGGTCGCGGGCCGGGCCCGGCTGCATGACCGCTCCGGTGCTCGTCGAGCGGGCCCTGCGCTCGGCTTCGCGGCCCGGCTGTGCCTCCACCTGGTGCGCCATCGCCGACGGTACGACGCCGTCGTGGTGAGCGCCCTGCCGGCGACCAACGTGCCGGCCGCGCGCCTGGCCCTTCTCGGCTCCCCGGTCGTGCTGGTGAGCGACTGGCTCGAGGTGTGGACGCCCGAGCGCTGGCGCGCCTACAGCGGTCCGGTGATGGGCCGGGTGGCCTGGGCTCTCCAACGGCTGGCCGCGCGATTGTCGCCGTCAGCCACGTGTCACTCGGCGCTGAGCGCGGACCGCTTGAGCCGGAGCGGCCTCAGGTCCCTCCCGCTGCGCAGTCCGGGACTGGTGTTCCCCGAGGACCACGGTGCGGCGGCCGTCGTGCCACCCGCGACTCCACATGTGGTCTACGTCGGTCGCCACATCCAGGACAAGCGCGTCGAGGCACTGCCTGCTGCGATCGCCGCCGCGCGCGCCGTCCTGCCGGACCTGACGGCGACGATCTACGGGGACGGTCCGACCCGGGAGCACGTCCGCAGCGAGGTGGAGCGCCTCGGTCTGCGCGACGTGGTCGACCTTCCGGGCTTCGTCGACCGTTCCGTGCTGGACGCAGGTCTGCGGACGGCATCGGTGCTGGTCAATCCCTCGGAGCGAGAGGGCTACGGCCTGGTGGTCGTGGAGGCTGCCGCTGCGGGAACTCCCGTGGTGGTGGTCGACGGGCCGGACAACGCGTCCGTCGAGCTCGTCGTGCCGGGGCGCAACGGTGCGGTCGCCCGCTCGACAGCGGCGGACGACCTGGCCGAGGCGATCCTCTCCGTGGTCGACGGCGGCTCGGCGCTGCGCAGCAGTGCCCGCGCCTGGTACGACGACCACGCCCGAGCCGGTTCGGTCGCCGTCACCGCCCGGGGCGTCCTGGAGCTGATCGAGGCGCGGGCGGCCGGCCGATGA
- a CDS encoding sulfurtransferase TusA family protein, with protein sequence MTTEIDCRDLPCPRPVIELAKALPSVEVGELLAVVARDPAARHDVPAWCRMRGQEYVGEERAADGAPRYVVRRLS encoded by the coding sequence GTGACCACCGAGATCGACTGCCGCGACCTGCCGTGCCCGCGTCCGGTCATCGAGCTGGCGAAGGCGCTGCCCTCGGTGGAGGTCGGAGAGCTGCTCGCCGTGGTCGCCCGCGACCCGGCAGCACGGCACGACGTGCCGGCGTGGTGCCGGATGCGCGGACAGGAGTACGTGGGAGAGGAGCGCGCCGCGGACGGCGCGCCCCGCTACGTCGTGCGACGACTCAGCTGA
- the ctaD gene encoding cytochrome c oxidase subunit I, producing the protein MAWFLAGGIMALLIRSELAYPGSQIVNEELYNQLFTMHGTIMLLLFATPLFFGFGNAIMPLQIGAPDVAFPRLNMFSYWLYLFGGLIAGAGFLTPQGAASFGWFAYTPLSDSVNSPGVGGDLWIMGLWMGGLGTILGAVNFITTIICMRAPGMTMFRMPIFVWTVLITAILVLVAFPILAGALLSLEADRQLGAHVFDSSHGGAILWQHLFWFFGHPEVYIIALPFFGIISEILPVFSRKPIFGYIGLVGATLGIAILSVAVWAHHMFVTGAVNLPFFSGMTFLIAVPTGVKFFNWIGTMWGGSVRMDTPMLWSIGFLTTFLFGGLTGIILASPPLDFHVSDSYFVVAHFHYTVFGTVVFAMFAGFYFWWPKLTGRMLDERLGKIHFWLLFIGFHTTFLVQHWLGIEGMSRRYADYLPRDGFTTLNQVSTIGAFILASSMLPFFYNVYVSRKGPLVNTDDPWGWGRSLEWATSCPPPRHNFHSIPRIRSESPAFDLHHPEIAAIEMYDEPVAAGAGAKEVDA; encoded by the coding sequence ATGGCCTGGTTCCTCGCCGGTGGCATCATGGCGCTGCTCATCCGGTCCGAGCTCGCCTACCCGGGCAGCCAGATCGTCAACGAGGAGCTCTACAACCAGCTCTTCACGATGCACGGCACGATCATGCTGCTGCTGTTCGCGACGCCGCTGTTCTTCGGCTTCGGCAACGCGATCATGCCGCTGCAGATCGGTGCGCCCGACGTCGCGTTCCCGCGCCTCAACATGTTCAGCTACTGGCTGTACCTGTTCGGTGGCCTGATCGCCGGCGCCGGCTTCCTCACCCCGCAGGGTGCCGCCTCGTTCGGCTGGTTCGCCTACACGCCGCTGTCCGACTCGGTCAACAGCCCCGGCGTCGGTGGCGACCTGTGGATCATGGGTCTGTGGATGGGTGGTCTCGGCACCATCCTCGGTGCGGTCAACTTCATCACCACGATCATCTGCATGCGAGCGCCGGGCATGACCATGTTCCGGATGCCGATCTTCGTCTGGACCGTGCTGATCACGGCGATCCTGGTGCTGGTCGCGTTCCCGATCCTCGCCGGCGCCCTGCTCTCCCTCGAGGCCGACCGACAGCTCGGGGCCCACGTGTTCGACTCCTCGCACGGTGGAGCGATCCTGTGGCAGCACCTGTTCTGGTTCTTCGGGCACCCCGAGGTCTACATCATCGCCCTGCCGTTCTTCGGCATCATCTCCGAGATCCTCCCGGTCTTCAGCCGCAAGCCGATCTTCGGCTACATCGGCCTGGTCGGCGCGACGCTCGGCATCGCGATCCTCTCGGTGGCCGTGTGGGCGCACCACATGTTCGTCACGGGGGCCGTCAACCTGCCGTTCTTCTCCGGCATGACGTTCCTGATCGCCGTGCCGACGGGCGTGAAGTTCTTCAACTGGATCGGCACGATGTGGGGCGGGTCCGTGCGCATGGACACCCCCATGCTCTGGTCGATCGGCTTCCTCACGACCTTCCTGTTCGGTGGCCTGACCGGCATCATCCTGGCCAGCCCGCCGCTCGACTTCCACGTCTCCGACTCCTACTTCGTGGTGGCCCACTTCCACTACACGGTGTTCGGCACGGTCGTGTTCGCGATGTTCGCCGGCTTCTACTTCTGGTGGCCCAAGCTCACCGGTCGCATGCTCGACGAGCGCCTCGGCAAGATCCACTTCTGGCTGCTGTTCATCGGCTTCCACACGACCTTCCTCGTCCAGCACTGGCTGGGCATCGAGGGCATGTCGCGTCGCTACGCCGACTACCTGCCGCGTGACGGCTTCACGACGCTGAACCAGGTCTCGACGATCGGCGCGTTCATCCTCGCCTCCTCGATGCTGCCGTTCTTCTACAACGTCTACGTCTCCCGCAAGGGACCGCTCGTCAACACCGACGACCCGTGGGGCTGGGGCCGGTCGCTGGAGTGGGCCACCTCGTGCCCGCCGCCGCGCCACAACTTCCACTCGATCCCGCGGATCCGCTCGGAGTCGCCGGCGTTCGACCTCCACCACCCGGAGATCGCCGCCATCGAGATGTACGACGAGCCGGTCGCCGCGGGCGCCGGCGCCAAGGAGGTCGACGCCTGA
- the erpA gene encoding iron-sulfur cluster insertion protein ErpA has translation MSDSCCGGGHSHEAPGATTTVAAPVDFDRREDQINLSPVAATKVKSLLEQEGRDDLSLRISVQPGGCSGLRYQLFFDERTLDGDVVTDFDGVAVVVDRMSVPYLNGAVIDFVDTIEKQGFTIDNPNATGSCACGDSFN, from the coding sequence ATGAGCGACAGCTGCTGCGGAGGCGGCCACAGCCACGAGGCGCCCGGCGCGACCACGACCGTCGCGGCCCCGGTGGACTTCGACCGCCGTGAGGACCAGATCAACCTGAGCCCGGTGGCGGCCACGAAGGTGAAGAGCCTGCTCGAGCAGGAGGGTCGTGACGACCTCTCCCTGCGCATCTCGGTGCAGCCCGGCGGCTGCTCGGGCCTGCGCTACCAGCTCTTCTTCGACGAGCGCACCCTCGACGGCGACGTCGTCACCGACTTCGACGGCGTCGCGGTCGTCGTCGACCGGATGAGCGTCCCGTACCTCAACGGTGCGGTCATCGACTTCGTCGACACCATCGAGAAGCAGGGCTTCACGATCGACAACCCGAACGCCACGGGATCCTGCGCCTGCGGCGACTCGTTCAACTAG
- a CDS encoding methyltransferase domain-containing protein, producing the protein MGYHEWHARPGYYRDVVRHFEPGSRLLDVGCGTGWLSEDFPAYVGLDHVPAAVDAARARGVDVRLADLEQPLPLPDEDFDGVVLKDVLEHLLDPAGVVAESFRVLRPGGLVFASSPDAQRWAWHDYTHRRPWTRTSMRRIFADHGFEVVRVSYESVAPGTGIVSGWFPRKRRPRVLALLTWLPGWRRNVWILARRPLA; encoded by the coding sequence GTGGGCTATCACGAGTGGCATGCGCGTCCGGGCTACTACCGCGACGTCGTGCGCCATTTCGAGCCGGGCAGCCGACTGCTCGACGTCGGCTGCGGCACCGGTTGGCTGTCCGAGGACTTTCCGGCCTACGTCGGCCTCGACCACGTCCCCGCAGCGGTCGATGCTGCGCGGGCGCGCGGGGTCGACGTACGCCTGGCCGACCTGGAGCAGCCACTGCCGCTGCCCGACGAGGACTTCGACGGCGTCGTCCTCAAGGACGTCCTCGAGCACCTGCTGGATCCTGCGGGCGTGGTGGCCGAGTCCTTCCGCGTGCTGCGACCCGGTGGGCTGGTCTTCGCGTCCTCACCCGATGCGCAGCGCTGGGCCTGGCACGACTACACCCACCGCCGGCCGTGGACGCGCACCTCGATGCGCAGGATCTTCGCCGACCACGGTTTCGAGGTCGTCCGGGTGTCCTACGAGAGCGTGGCGCCCGGCACGGGGATCGTGTCGGGGTGGTTCCCGCGCAAGAGACGGCCGAGGGTGCTGGCACTCCTGACCTGGTTGCCGGGCTGGCGCCGCAACGTGTGGATCCTGGCGCGCCGACCGCTCGCTTGA
- a CDS encoding carbohydrate kinase family protein, which yields MTFGGKFADSLVVEQLDKLSVSFLVNDLEIRRGGVAPNMCFGLAKLGLRPVLVGAAGEDFADYRSWLERNGVDCDSVHISESKHTARFVCTTDTTMAQFASFYPGAMSEASQIELLPIVDRVGAPTYVLIGADDPDAMKRHTEECRQRGYAFIADCSQQLAFAEGDLIRDLIDGAAILFSNEYESHVIEKKTGWSAEEVLSKVGLQVTTLGKDGVRVTSSDGTSFEVPAAKDVAAVEPTGVGDAFRGGFLAALSWGASLERAAQVGCVLAAYVVETVGTQEYDFTHEQFVARIRDSYGDDAADEVAKYLS from the coding sequence ATGACCTTCGGCGGCAAGTTCGCCGACTCGCTCGTCGTCGAGCAGCTCGACAAGCTGTCGGTCTCCTTCCTGGTCAACGACCTCGAGATCCGCCGTGGTGGCGTTGCCCCCAACATGTGCTTCGGCCTGGCCAAGCTCGGGCTGCGCCCGGTGCTCGTCGGCGCGGCCGGCGAGGACTTCGCCGACTACCGTTCCTGGCTCGAGCGCAACGGCGTCGACTGCGACTCCGTGCACATCTCCGAGAGCAAGCACACCGCCCGCTTCGTCTGCACCACCGACACCACCATGGCCCAGTTCGCGTCCTTCTACCCGGGCGCGATGAGCGAGGCCAGCCAGATCGAGCTGCTCCCGATCGTCGACCGGGTCGGCGCGCCGACGTACGTCCTGATCGGCGCCGACGACCCCGACGCCATGAAGCGGCACACCGAGGAGTGCCGCCAGCGCGGCTACGCGTTCATCGCCGACTGCTCCCAGCAGCTCGCGTTCGCCGAGGGCGACCTGATCCGCGACCTGATCGACGGCGCGGCCATCTTGTTCTCCAACGAGTACGAGTCGCACGTCATCGAGAAGAAGACCGGCTGGAGCGCCGAGGAGGTCCTCTCCAAGGTCGGCCTGCAGGTCACCACGCTCGGCAAGGACGGTGTCCGGGTCACCTCCAGCGACGGCACCTCCTTCGAGGTCCCGGCCGCCAAGGACGTCGCAGCCGTCGAGCCGACCGGCGTCGGCGACGCCTTCCGGGGTGGCTTCCTCGCGGCCCTGTCGTGGGGCGCCTCGCTCGAGCGGGCCGCCCAGGTCGGCTGCGTGCTCGCCGCCTACGTCGTCGAGACGGTGGGCACCCAGGAGTACGACTTCACCCACGAGCAGTTCGTCGCGCGCATCCGTGACTCCTACGGCGACGACGCGGCCGACGAGGTCGCCAAGTACCTCAGCTGA